The Nicotiana sylvestris chromosome 6, ASM39365v2, whole genome shotgun sequence genomic sequence CCATACCGAAGAAAAACCAATATGATTGGTACAATTTCTAAAAGTATAATTTTGAttatatataattaaaatattCAATAAGTTGGTATAGTACAAATTTGATAACACCATAGTAATAAGTTTTGAAAAAGAtatggtaagaaagtttcatccGGTTTATGGTTTATCTGACAATGCACAGCCGTGTTTTTAAGTACATATACTACACTAGGGTTTATGCTTATAAGCTTGTCGCGCATTCCTCTCAATCCAGTTTCCCTAAACAACCATggctaaagaaaagaagaagaagaagctcgaGCACCAAAACCCTAGCCCTAGCAAACCCGCCGATGAAGAAGCAGAACAAGAAGGCAGAAATGATACACAATACTCCCAACATCAAGAAATTGACAAAGTAAAATCCGATAAtacgaagaagaaaaagaaagagaagcaGCTTGCTGTGACAATTGAAACCATCGCTGAAAGCCCTAATAAAACATCTCCGATTGTTGGTTACTTCTCGTCGGGTTATGACCCGTTAAGGAACAATGACAGCAATGCTCAGTTATATAGGAATGTGAAAAGGAACAACCGGTTACAGCTTGTGGTGAGCCCGAACGGGGCGCCGGTGGATTTTGTAGGGACCAATTATTCCGGTGAGGCAACGTCCGCTCAGTTATGCACTTACTCGCTTGGGGTGCTGGATAAGGAAACCCAAACTCTCAAGATTGTACCTATTGCTGCTAACAAGGTACATTTTTTATTCCTCCAAGCTTGTTTTTTTTATTGGTATTTTTCTTATGATGGTGTTGGGCCAACTCCCGCACGCCTCGACTATTCACCAAATACCTGAAGGCTTAGGTAGATGGAATGAAATCATCATAGTGTTTTTTGCCTCCGCCGGATTTGAGCCGAGGACCTCATGGTTCTTTTCTCACTTCATTGACCAATTTGCCACACCCTTGGGtgcaaaaaaaaaagtattttatcAGTAGGAATTATCCCTGTTTTAGCAAACAATGTCAATTTGTTTTCTCTCGGCCATTGTCTTTGATTGATGAGTAAAAAAAAGCTATCATGTTAGAGGAATTATCCCCCATTGCTTCAAACAAGTTGAAGTTGATTCAGAAGGTTTTTGTTGTTCGATAGGGGAGTAAAATGTAGGATTTAATATTCTCCATCGCAGCAAACAAGGTAAATGGTTCTGATGGATATATTGTGTGATTGGTGAGTAAAAAGAAGGTATTTTACTTCTTTGGCTGTGATTGAGCAGAGTAGTTTTTGCTAATTGGCTCCTTCTGATCTTATGTAGATACTCAATCAGAGATGGAAATATGCTTTTCTTTTCTCAAATCCTCTGGAATGAAAAAATATCAAATCCCAGTCGAGCTAACGCAATTAAGTAATTAACAGATGTCTGAATATGTTAGATTAACACAATAATTAGCACAGTCCTGCTGAGATATATTATTAGGTTAATgcagtaattaattaattaacagaATTGTTAGATTAACACAGTAATTAACATAGTCCTGCTGAGATATTATTAGATTAACATAGTAATTAACAGATGGTGTGAATATGTTACGGATAGTTGTCAAATTCGGATGCCACTCGAACTTTGATTTTGGGGCCGGGGGCATTTATTGTAATTGATCTGTATCATTCTTATAATTTTGGTTGAACGAAAAGGAAAAAGGGGTGAAATTCGTTTGATTCATTGTTAACACGAGATATGCTTATCTCCCTCCCACCAAGATAGGAAATTACAAACGAGAATGTAGTCTTTGTTTTCCAAGATTTTAGTTCTGGAGACAAGTAGAATCTCTTCATTCCATGAATTAGTAGGTGTATGTACATGTATCAATTAAGTGAATTTTGTTGTGGTAGGATCAATTTGATAACAGGAAAAAGCAATTTGAGTCATGTGATCATTAAACAGAGAGTTCTTGCTTTGCTTAACATAGTGTTATGTGCTTCCCTGTGTGCTAATTTGTTTGGTTAAGGCTTCTTACGAAGGAGATTTATGTATGCTTACCATTTTGAAATGCTTAGAAACTGGAATGTTTGTTCTACTTTACATACATGCAGTTTGTTGCCTAACCAATAGTTGTAATATTATCTAAGCTATCACACATCTTTGGTGATCTTGTAAGTCCTAATTTTAAATAACGATAAGCAGGCGATGAGTGCAATAGTTGTTTTATTATTGATATCTTATTCTCTTTTATATTTGCTGTCTTATGATTGCAGATAATTAGGTTGGAACCTAGAGTTAGAGGGTCAGATGCACCGGAAAATGAAGATCCAGATACAGTCAAGCAAGAACTCACTGCAGAAGAGAGGACTGACAAAATGAGAGAATTAACTCAAATGTACTCATCAAAGAAATCTATAAGACAGGTATATTCCTCCCATTTTTCCCTACGAATTATGACATGCACGGGGAACATTGTGGAGAAATTCTCTACTTTTTTCTTTGCATGAAACAAGGAGATTTTTATGTTTAGTGACAAAgataatttgtggaaaaattcTCTACCTTTTTTTTTGGAGTATTTCCATCTTTATATAGTTATGATGTTTGCTTTCCAGGCTAGGAAGCTTGATTCGCTACGTCAACAAGAAGATACTGGAAATCAAGAGGAATTTGACAGGAATATAGCCGGGGCAATAAACAAAGAGGCTCTTGAAGTAGCCGTTACCACAGATAATGCTCGAAATATACCACCACATGATCTGGCAGCCACGGCGCCAGAGTTGGCATATCCACTGAACAGGATTATTCTCGAAGGAGAGTGGGATTATCTTTTGGATGTTTTGAAGCTCACAGAAGCTGGAGCAGAAATGAAACCTGATCTTTATCCAAGCTTTGTTTGCAACAGATCCTACAAATTGGAACATATACAGGTAAACAAATGATTGAAATTTCATATTGTGAATGAATCATGAGTTATGTGATTTAtggatttttgtaaaataaagAGTGAGTTTCTGCTAGTTTGAGGGCACAGAGCGCAAGTTGATTGCTCACTTGCTTTCTTGCACTATAGTTAATTTGGTGCTGCTTTTTCC encodes the following:
- the LOC104220202 gene encoding uncharacterized protein isoform X1, which translates into the protein MAKEKKKKKLEHQNPSPSKPADEEAEQEGRNDTQYSQHQEIDKVKSDNTKKKKKEKQLAVTIETIAESPNKTSPIVGYFSSGYDPLRNNDSNAQLYRNVKRNNRLQLVVSPNGAPVDFVGTNYSGEATSAQLCTYSLGVLDKETQTLKIVPIAANKIIRLEPRVRGSDAPENEDPDTVKQELTAEERTDKMRELTQMYSSKKSIRQARKLDSLRQQEDTGNQEEFDRNIAGAINKEALEVAVTTDNARNIPPHDLAATAPELAYPLNRIILEGEWDYLLDVLKLTEAGAEMKPDLYPSFVCNRSYKLEHIQNEEEKRRLAGILSYITHLVKFKDKHSMDGVSSAKHHKIPGMLFQKFSSMFAVPDSKRIPDEKKALLINYVLVLTLFVDDFRSDLSDIAKDLRMDIGALRPHYEYLGCKLVREKHVLLATLPVPLKFQTVRRKRRR
- the LOC104220202 gene encoding uncharacterized protein isoform X2, whose product is MAKEKKKKKLEHQNPSPSKPADEEAEQEGRNDTQYSQHQEIDKVKSDNTKKKKKEKQLAVTIETIAESPNKTSPIVGYFSSGYDPLRNNDSNAQLYRNVKRNNRLQLVVSPNGAPVDFVGTNYSGEATSAQLCTYSLGVLDKETQTLKIVPIAANKIIRLEPRVRGSDAPENEDPDTVKQELTAEERTDKMRELTQMYSSKKSIRQARKLDSLRQQEDTGNQEEFDRNIAGAINKEALEVAVTTDNARNIPPHDLAATAPELAYPLNRIILEGEWDYLLDVLKLTEAGAEMKPDLYPSFVCNRSYKLEHIQCDETRSLL